The Trueperaceae bacterium genome window below encodes:
- a CDS encoding glycosyltransferase, whose protein sequence is MPAAAMAAACVVVPAYNEAATVGRVARTALSAGVGAVVVVDDGSVDGTAEAAMAAGADVVRLGHNRGKGGALQAGAMAVREEVLVLLDADLVGLRAEHVRALAAPVLSGEVDMTRGIFTGGRFRTSLAQRVTPQLSGQRALRREALLAVPGLGDSRYGVEVAITRHAIRCGWRFVDVPLPGVSQVMKEEKRGLLKGLGSRARMYGDIVAALLRPRWRR, encoded by the coding sequence GTGCCCGCGGCCGCCATGGCCGCGGCGTGCGTGGTGGTCCCCGCCTACAACGAGGCCGCCACCGTGGGCCGCGTCGCGCGCACGGCGCTGTCCGCCGGCGTGGGTGCGGTCGTCGTCGTCGACGACGGCTCCGTCGACGGCACCGCCGAGGCCGCTATGGCCGCCGGGGCCGACGTCGTGCGCCTCGGCCATAACCGCGGCAAGGGCGGTGCCCTGCAGGCCGGAGCGATGGCCGTCCGCGAGGAGGTGCTGGTGCTCCTGGACGCCGACCTCGTGGGCCTGCGCGCCGAGCACGTGCGCGCGCTGGCCGCTCCGGTGCTCTCCGGCGAGGTCGACATGACGCGCGGCATCTTCACGGGCGGGCGCTTCAGGACCAGCCTCGCCCAGCGCGTCACCCCGCAGCTCTCGGGCCAGCGGGCGCTGCGGCGCGAGGCGCTGCTCGCGGTGCCCGGCCTGGGCGACAGCCGCTACGGCGTCGAGGTCGCGATCACCAGGCACGCGATCCGCTGCGGCTGGCGCTTCGTCGACGTGCCGCTGCCCGGGGTCTCGCAGGTCATGAAGGAGGAGAAGCGCGGCCTGCTCAAGGGCCTCGGCTCGCGGGCGCGCATGTACGGCGACATCGTCGCCGCCCTGCTCAGGCCCCGCTGGCGGCGCTGA
- a CDS encoding M50 family metallopeptidase encodes MLTAVTFALILTSAVVVHELAHYLNARSVGVPVRAFSVGVGPVLLRRRWRGTEWRLSLLPLGGYVDLPGMAPKVAEDGRLEHPDEGMAAKGLGAKLWVLVGGVIANYLLGAVLLAWAIGLEPTYREVVTGAPVAAHGSVIEAVTEGSPAESLGLRRGDTIVALNGVEGPGPDVVVEQVRTADELRLTVRRGDETLELATPWPVEGAGEPPLLGIQITALVEPVAFLDALPQTLAFGVRVIPRMVGGFLSGFAAALTGAENSDVAGPVGMVGMVNQATKVGLAPVVLLAAVINFSLAVFNLLPIPGLDGGRMLLATVVAARGRPFRPGQEEAIHFIGVMAVLALIVLITFREIGALLAG; translated from the coding sequence ATGCTCACAGCGGTCACCTTCGCACTGATCCTCACCAGCGCCGTGGTCGTCCACGAGCTGGCCCACTACCTGAACGCGCGCTCCGTGGGCGTGCCGGTCAGGGCGTTCAGCGTCGGCGTGGGTCCCGTGCTGCTCAGGCGCCGCTGGCGCGGCACCGAGTGGCGCCTGTCGCTGCTGCCCCTGGGCGGCTACGTCGACCTGCCGGGCATGGCGCCCAAGGTCGCGGAGGACGGTCGGCTCGAGCACCCCGACGAGGGCATGGCCGCGAAGGGCCTCGGCGCCAAGCTGTGGGTCCTGGTGGGCGGCGTGATCGCGAACTACCTGCTGGGCGCCGTGCTGCTGGCGTGGGCCATCGGCCTCGAGCCCACCTACCGCGAGGTCGTCACGGGCGCGCCAGTGGCGGCGCACGGCTCGGTGATCGAGGCGGTGACGGAGGGCTCGCCGGCCGAGTCCCTCGGCCTGCGGCGCGGGGACACGATCGTGGCCCTCAACGGCGTCGAGGGGCCGGGGCCCGACGTGGTCGTCGAGCAGGTGCGGACCGCCGACGAGCTGAGGCTCACCGTGCGCCGCGGCGATGAGACCCTCGAGCTCGCGACGCCCTGGCCCGTGGAGGGCGCCGGCGAGCCGCCCCTACTCGGCATCCAGATCACCGCGCTCGTCGAGCCTGTGGCGTTCCTCGACGCGCTGCCGCAGACGCTGGCGTTCGGCGTGCGCGTGATCCCGCGCATGGTCGGCGGCTTCCTGAGCGGCTTCGCGGCGGCCCTGACCGGCGCGGAGAACTCCGACGTCGCCGGACCCGTGGGCATGGTCGGCATGGTGAACCAGGCCACGAAGGTGGGCCTCGCCCCCGTCGTGCTCCTGGCCGCGGTCATCAACTTCTCCCTCGCCGTCTTCAACCTCCTGCCGATACCCGGCCTCGACGGCGGGCGGATGCTCCTCGCCACCGTGGTCGCGGCGCGCGGACGCCCGTTCCGCCCCGGCCAGGAGGAGGCGATCCACTTCATCGGCGTCATGGCCGTCCTGGCGCTGATCGTGCTGATCACCTTCCGTGAGATCGGGGCGCTCCTCGCCGGCTGA
- a CDS encoding site-2 protease family protein, translating to MSVDAEPGPRQTRRGGILLPFRLLGVPVRLDVTFLLALPLFAYVIGSQLPEFTAQLRQVALLRDPDLARRLVPGQSESVAWLVGLVAALGLFASVLVHELGHAVVARLYGVRTLEIRLWFLGGVAQFKDLPRRRGAEAIVALAGPATSLALGALLWLALPSVPLGSTATTVVAYLGITNVGLALFNLLPAIPLDGGRVLRSLLALAMPRLRATNVAVAISAALAALMGFYGVVSGQLFLVLLAFFVYEAGRSEAQAAYLEHALAGLTAEDLMTPRPQAVDPDMALGQFVRLRHFGRHAGYPVVDAGGRLLGYAFLSEAIAALEDGEEGQGATVEDVMRPADVVRPGLSAVEVLAALASSELGRLCVVDPTGRLVGIVGKTDVIAALRRG from the coding sequence GTGAGCGTGGACGCCGAGCCCGGACCCCGCCAGACGCGGCGCGGCGGGATCCTGCTGCCGTTCCGGCTCCTCGGCGTGCCGGTGCGCCTCGACGTCACGTTCCTGCTGGCACTGCCGCTGTTCGCCTACGTGATCGGTTCCCAGCTCCCCGAGTTCACGGCCCAGCTCAGGCAGGTCGCGCTGCTCCGCGACCCCGACCTGGCGCGTCGCCTCGTGCCGGGACAGTCCGAGTCGGTCGCCTGGCTGGTGGGCCTCGTCGCCGCCCTCGGCCTGTTCGCCAGCGTCCTCGTGCACGAGCTCGGACACGCCGTGGTCGCGCGCCTCTACGGCGTGCGGACGCTCGAGATACGCCTGTGGTTCCTCGGCGGCGTGGCCCAGTTCAAGGACCTGCCGCGCCGCCGCGGCGCCGAGGCGATCGTCGCGCTGGCCGGACCGGCGACGAGCCTGGCCCTCGGCGCGCTGCTGTGGCTGGCCCTCCCCTCCGTCCCGCTGGGCTCGACGGCCACCACGGTCGTCGCCTACCTGGGCATCACGAACGTCGGGCTCGCCCTCTTCAACCTCCTCCCGGCGATACCCCTCGACGGCGGGCGCGTGCTCCGCAGCCTCCTGGCGCTGGCGATGCCGAGGCTGCGCGCGACCAACGTCGCGGTCGCGATAAGCGCCGCGCTGGCCGCCCTCATGGGCTTCTACGGCGTGGTCAGCGGCCAGCTCTTCCTCGTGCTGCTGGCGTTCTTCGTCTACGAGGCCGGGCGCTCGGAGGCGCAGGCAGCCTACCTGGAGCACGCGCTGGCCGGCCTCACCGCCGAGGACCTCATGACCCCTCGCCCCCAGGCCGTCGACCCCGACATGGCGCTGGGCCAGTTCGTGCGCCTGCGCCACTTCGGCCGCCACGCCGGCTACCCCGTCGTGGACGCGGGCGGCAGGCTCCTCGGCTACGCCTTCCTGTCCGAGGCGATCGCCGCGCTGGAGGACGGTGAGGAGGGTCAGGGCGCCACGGTCGAGGACGTGATGCGCCCCGCCGACGTCGTGAGGCCGGGCCTCTCCGCCGTGGAGGTCCTGGCGGCGCTGGCGAGCAGCGAGCTCGGCCGCCTGTGCGTCGTGGACCCGACGGGGAGGCTCGTGGGCATCGTCGGCAAGACCGACGTGATCGCCGCCCTGCGGCGCGGCTGA
- the dxr gene encoding 1-deoxy-D-xylulose-5-phosphate reductoisomerase, whose amino-acid sequence MGTIAVLGSTGSIGTQTLDVARHLGLRVRGLAAWRDVDGLLAQASELRPELVSCAPEVADLVRPHLPPGTRLAAGVEGAEEVAALEVDTVVAAITGMAGLRPTAAALAAGRHVALANKEAMVVAGPLMRELAGAHGGRITPVDSEHSALFQCLVGEPRDAVAGLVLTASGGPFRTGPADLSTVTPQQALSHPNWSMGPKVTVDSATLLNKGLEVLEAHFLFDVPLGAIEVVVHPESLVHGLVRFRDGSLKAQVGPHDMRLPIMYALAPERPPSLLEPLRLVGTWRFEPPDERRFPCLRLAYEAGRRGGLAPAYLSAADEVAVDAFLAGRLPFTGVPEVIAGTLAAAPEDRLSWDALPQADAHAREVASGLVARLTGAPAGRA is encoded by the coding sequence ATGGGCACGATCGCCGTCCTGGGCTCGACGGGCTCGATCGGCACGCAGACCCTCGACGTCGCGCGCCACCTCGGCCTGCGCGTGCGCGGCCTGGCGGCCTGGCGCGACGTCGACGGGCTCCTGGCCCAGGCCTCCGAGCTGAGGCCCGAGCTCGTGAGCTGCGCCCCCGAGGTCGCCGACCTCGTGCGCCCCCACCTGCCGCCGGGCACGCGCCTGGCCGCGGGCGTGGAGGGCGCCGAGGAGGTCGCCGCCCTCGAGGTGGACACGGTCGTCGCCGCGATCACCGGCATGGCCGGCCTGCGGCCGACGGCCGCGGCCCTCGCGGCGGGGCGCCACGTCGCCCTGGCGAACAAGGAGGCGATGGTCGTCGCCGGACCGCTGATGCGGGAGCTGGCGGGCGCTCACGGCGGGCGGATCACCCCGGTCGACTCCGAGCACTCGGCGCTGTTCCAGTGCCTCGTCGGCGAGCCCCGCGACGCCGTCGCCGGCCTCGTGCTCACGGCCTCCGGGGGGCCGTTCCGGACGGGCCCGGCCGACCTCTCCACGGTCACGCCGCAGCAGGCGCTGAGCCACCCGAACTGGTCGATGGGCCCGAAGGTGACCGTCGACTCCGCCACCCTCCTCAACAAGGGCCTCGAGGTGCTGGAGGCCCACTTCCTGTTCGACGTGCCGCTCGGCGCGATCGAGGTCGTCGTGCACCCCGAGTCCCTCGTCCACGGCCTGGTCAGGTTCAGGGACGGCAGCCTCAAGGCCCAGGTCGGCCCGCACGACATGCGCCTGCCGATCATGTACGCCCTCGCCCCCGAGCGTCCGCCGTCGCTGCTCGAGCCCCTCCGCCTCGTCGGCACCTGGCGCTTCGAGCCGCCAGACGAGCGGCGCTTCCCCTGCCTGCGGCTGGCCTACGAGGCGGGGCGCCGCGGCGGCCTGGCGCCCGCCTACCTGAGCGCCGCCGACGAGGTCGCGGTCGACGCCTTCCTGGCGGGACGCCTGCCGTTCACGGGCGTGCCCGAGGTGATCGCCGGTACCCTCGCCGCCGCGCCGGAGGACCGGCTCTCCTGGGACGCCCTGCCGCAGGCCGACGCCCACGCCAGGGAGGTGGCGTCGGGGCTCGTCGCCCGCCTGACCGGCGCGCCCGCCGGGAGGGCGTGA
- a CDS encoding CBS and ACT domain-containing protein, whose amino-acid sequence MLVSEWMTPDPRTVSPDTPVMEAMQYLREGGYRRLPVTRDGVLVGIVTDRDLKEATPSRATTLSIYELNYLLSKLKVKDVMRTPVITVRSSDTIEQAALLMEEHRVSGLPVLDGGDLVGILTITDLMRALVTFLALREGGRRVTVDLPDEPGVLARVAQAGPPSNIVAAVTTGIQPGHRRRLVLRATGEGADGFAERLRSAGVDVVDER is encoded by the coding sequence ATGCTCGTAAGCGAGTGGATGACGCCTGACCCCAGGACCGTCTCGCCCGACACGCCCGTCATGGAGGCCATGCAGTACCTCCGCGAGGGCGGCTACCGCAGGCTGCCCGTCACGCGCGACGGCGTGCTCGTGGGCATCGTCACGGACCGCGACCTCAAGGAGGCGACCCCCTCGCGCGCCACGACGCTCTCCATCTACGAGCTGAACTACCTGCTCTCGAAGCTCAAGGTCAAGGACGTGATGCGCACGCCCGTGATCACGGTGCGCAGCTCGGACACGATCGAGCAGGCCGCCCTCCTCATGGAGGAGCACAGGGTGTCTGGCCTGCCGGTGCTCGACGGGGGCGACCTCGTGGGCATCCTCACGATCACCGACCTGATGCGCGCCCTCGTGACCTTCCTGGCCCTGCGCGAGGGCGGCCGCCGCGTCACCGTCGACCTGCCAGACGAGCCGGGCGTCCTGGCGCGCGTCGCCCAGGCCGGCCCGCCGTCGAACATCGTGGCGGCCGTCACGACCGGCATCCAGCCCGGCCACCGGCGCCGGCTCGTGCTCCGCGCCACGGGCGAGGGCGCCGACGGCTTCGCGGAGCGCCTGCGGTCCGCGGGCGTCGACGTCGTCGACGAGCGCTGA
- a CDS encoding S4 domain-containing protein — MTPAGAERVVSAVVPSLRVDVLGARAFKVSRSYFARGVAAGNVLVGGEPAGKSASVEPGQEVEAIGLGSFVLVTVDGATRSDNLKVTLAVRPGGR; from the coding sequence ATGACACCCGCGGGCGCCGAGCGCGTGGTGAGCGCCGTCGTGCCCTCGCTGCGCGTCGACGTGCTCGGCGCCAGGGCGTTCAAGGTCTCCCGCTCCTACTTCGCCCGGGGCGTGGCCGCCGGCAACGTGCTCGTCGGCGGCGAGCCGGCGGGGAAGTCCGCCAGCGTCGAGCCCGGCCAGGAGGTCGAGGCCATAGGCCTCGGCAGCTTCGTGCTCGTGACCGTCGACGGCGCGACGCGCAGCGACAACCTCAAGGTCACCTTGGCGGTGCGTCCGGGCGGACGCTAG
- the der gene encoding ribosome biogenesis GTPase Der: MARVAIVGRPNVGKSALFNRLVGSKDAIVADQPGVTRDVKEGVVATDSGRTFTVLDTGGLWSGDRWERPIQQRVASAVEGADLILFAVDGREGVTAGDQQVARWLRQLGKPVLLVATKLDDPRHEERAEFFELYSLGFGDPFPTAAEHARGTHELVDRIEELLPAAEDEPEEQPVRVAVIGRPNVGKSSLVNALVGDERVIVADEPGTTRDAVDVSFAFAGRPFVLVDTAGMRRKDASDLEYYARIRSEAALRRSDVGVLVVDPFEVGDHELRLANLALDWGKPVVVAVNKWDLVTDEQLEPFTRMLDEKLAPIAFAPRVYTSAVTDFGLHELLATAIRLYDTSHRRVPTGELNAWLEAWTLRQAPPNFKGRPLKLLYAAQVDVAPPTFVFSINHEEFLTRPYEQYLRNRVREDLGFAEVPFRLVFKERSGGGKRVRT, from the coding sequence TTGGCTAGGGTCGCGATCGTCGGGCGCCCCAACGTGGGCAAGTCGGCGCTGTTCAACAGGCTCGTCGGTTCCAAGGACGCGATCGTCGCCGACCAGCCCGGCGTGACACGCGACGTCAAGGAGGGCGTCGTCGCCACCGACTCGGGGCGCACCTTCACGGTGCTCGACACGGGCGGCCTCTGGTCGGGCGACAGGTGGGAGCGGCCCATCCAGCAGCGCGTCGCGTCCGCCGTGGAGGGCGCCGACCTGATCCTCTTCGCCGTCGACGGACGCGAGGGCGTGACCGCCGGCGACCAACAGGTCGCGCGGTGGCTCAGGCAGCTCGGGAAGCCCGTGCTGCTCGTCGCGACGAAGCTCGACGACCCGCGCCACGAGGAGCGCGCCGAGTTCTTCGAGCTATACTCCCTCGGCTTCGGCGACCCCTTCCCCACCGCCGCCGAGCACGCCCGCGGCACCCACGAGCTCGTGGACCGCATCGAGGAGCTCCTGCCCGCCGCGGAGGACGAGCCCGAGGAGCAGCCGGTGCGCGTGGCCGTGATCGGCCGCCCGAACGTGGGCAAGTCGAGCCTGGTCAACGCGCTGGTGGGCGACGAGCGCGTGATCGTGGCCGACGAGCCGGGCACGACGCGCGACGCCGTCGACGTGAGCTTCGCGTTCGCGGGGCGTCCGTTCGTGCTCGTCGACACCGCCGGGATGCGGCGCAAGGACGCGAGCGACCTCGAGTACTACGCGCGCATACGCTCGGAGGCCGCGCTGCGTCGCTCCGACGTGGGGGTGCTCGTCGTCGACCCCTTCGAGGTCGGCGACCACGAGCTGCGGCTCGCGAACCTCGCCCTCGACTGGGGCAAGCCGGTCGTCGTGGCCGTGAACAAGTGGGACCTCGTCACGGACGAGCAGCTGGAGCCGTTCACGCGGATGCTCGACGAGAAGCTGGCCCCCATCGCGTTCGCGCCGCGCGTCTACACCTCGGCGGTCACCGACTTCGGCCTCCACGAGCTGCTGGCCACGGCCATACGCCTCTACGACACCTCGCACAGGCGGGTCCCCACGGGCGAGCTGAACGCCTGGCTCGAGGCGTGGACGCTCAGGCAGGCCCCGCCGAACTTCAAGGGCCGGCCGCTGAAGCTCCTCTACGCCGCGCAGGTCGACGTCGCCCCGCCCACGTTCGTGTTCTCGATCAACCACGAGGAGTTCCTGACGCGGCCCTACGAGCAGTACCTGCGCAACAGGGTCCGCGAGGACCTCGGGTTCGCCGAGGTGCCGTTCCGCCTCGTGTTCAAGGAGCGGAGCGGCGGCGGCAAGCGGGTCAGGACCTAG
- the fmt gene encoding methionyl-tRNA formyltransferase codes for MRPLRVAFFGSPAFALPSLEALLRRHDVVIVVSQPDRPSGRGLRLRAPPVAALARELGLELWQPTRLRRDEAFLSRLRELDLDVGVTAAYGRILPPAVLEAPRHGVLNVHASLLPRHRGAAPVQWALIAGDAETGVTIMQTEEGLDTGPVRLQRRTPVGPDEDAAELTDRLARLGAEALTEALDLLAEGTLPSTPQDDAQATYAPLLKPEDGHVRWGDPARAVRDRFRGVSVWPGTSFEHAGERVKVTGLGVAATTDDELDRLAGGARGVWRAAAPGTVLAAGAEGLVVRAGEGAVRLTRVKPAGGREMGARDWAHGRGVGEGARLG; via the coding sequence GTGCGGCCCCTCCGCGTCGCGTTCTTCGGTTCGCCCGCGTTCGCGCTGCCCAGCCTGGAGGCGCTGCTGCGGCGCCACGACGTCGTCATCGTGGTCTCCCAGCCCGACAGGCCCTCGGGCCGCGGCCTGCGCCTGAGGGCGCCGCCCGTCGCCGCGCTGGCCCGCGAGCTGGGCCTCGAGCTGTGGCAGCCCACGAGGCTGCGCCGCGACGAGGCGTTCCTCTCGCGCCTGCGCGAGCTCGACCTCGACGTCGGCGTCACGGCCGCCTACGGGCGCATCCTCCCGCCGGCCGTCCTCGAGGCGCCGCGCCACGGCGTCCTCAACGTCCACGCCAGCCTCCTGCCCAGGCACAGGGGCGCCGCCCCGGTGCAGTGGGCCCTCATCGCCGGCGACGCGGAGACGGGCGTCACGATCATGCAGACGGAGGAGGGCCTCGACACGGGGCCCGTGAGGCTGCAGCGCCGCACGCCCGTGGGGCCGGACGAGGACGCCGCCGAGCTCACCGACAGGCTGGCGCGCCTGGGCGCCGAGGCGCTGACGGAGGCCCTCGACCTCCTGGCCGAGGGGACGCTGCCCAGCACCCCCCAGGACGACGCGCAGGCCACCTACGCGCCGCTCTTGAAGCCGGAGGACGGCCACGTGCGCTGGGGCGACCCGGCGCGCGCGGTGCGCGACCGCTTCCGGGGCGTGAGCGTCTGGCCGGGCACGTCGTTCGAGCACGCCGGCGAGCGCGTGAAGGTGACCGGACTGGGCGTCGCCGCCACCACCGACGACGAGCTGGACCGCCTCGCGGGCGGCGCGCGCGGGGTCTGGCGGGCGGCCGCCCCGGGCACCGTGCTCGCGGCGGGCGCCGAGGGCCTCGTCGTGCGCGCCGGCGAGGGCGCCGTGCGGCTGACGCGCGTGAAGCCGGCCGGCGGACGCGAGATGGGCGCGCGCGACTGGGCGCACGGGCGCGGCGTCGGGGAGGGCGCGCGCCTTGGCTAG
- a CDS encoding peptide deformylase, with amino-acid sequence MIHPIVLYGDPILRRRAGPVTRFDEELSRLAADMVETMYAADGVGLAAPQIGRPLRLFVALEVGEAEDGDEAREGQVMGEAPAGADVGGAPAVDAGGSTAGAEVADDEGEELTPEQKRRAWGVVREHVLVNPEVVALEGRQFGRDGCLSLPGLSVEDVPRAQRVVIDYQDLRGERHRLEAEGYFAHVLQHEYDHLEGVLFFDHLPADRRERFLEENRQLLAEWQREARARAKERERAERGRPSASRT; translated from the coding sequence TTGATCCACCCCATCGTGCTCTACGGCGACCCCATCCTGAGGCGCCGCGCCGGGCCCGTCACGCGCTTCGACGAGGAGCTCTCCCGCCTCGCCGCCGACATGGTCGAGACCATGTACGCGGCCGACGGCGTCGGCCTGGCGGCGCCGCAGATCGGCCGCCCGCTGCGCCTGTTCGTCGCGCTCGAGGTCGGCGAGGCCGAGGACGGCGACGAGGCGCGCGAGGGACAGGTGATGGGCGAGGCGCCCGCCGGCGCCGATGTCGGCGGCGCGCCCGCGGTCGACGCGGGCGGGTCGACCGCGGGCGCCGAGGTCGCGGACGACGAGGGCGAGGAGCTCACGCCGGAGCAGAAGCGCCGCGCCTGGGGCGTGGTGCGCGAGCACGTGCTGGTGAACCCCGAGGTCGTGGCGCTGGAGGGCAGGCAGTTCGGGCGCGACGGCTGCCTGTCGCTGCCCGGCCTCTCCGTCGAGGACGTCCCCCGCGCCCAGCGCGTCGTCATCGACTACCAGGACCTGCGGGGCGAGCGGCACCGGCTCGAGGCCGAGGGCTACTTCGCCCACGTGCTGCAGCACGAGTACGACCACCTCGAGGGCGTCCTCTTCTTCGACCACCTGCCCGCCGACAGGCGCGAGCGCTTCCTCGAGGAGAACCGCCAGCTGCTGGCCGAGTGGCAGCGCGAGGCCCGCGCCCGCGCCAAGGAGCGCGAGCGCGCGGAGCGGGGACGCCCTTCCGCGTCGCGGACGTAG
- a CDS encoding CdaR family protein: protein MTGFAATVRALLQRLARNWPPKLASVVIAFLIWLFVTSSSASLTERSLFLPLQVDGVAEGFVPVGLPQTVAVSVSGPSLRVDRLTPEMLRASLDLTAVSGEFTQEVTVQAPQDIRVLRVEPAEVIGFLETITSSTVAVTVALTGDPPAGMLVEAEAEPAAVTLTGRSQVLDRVARVLALAPAVGGGVARLVAVDAAGEPVPDVEFSPPTVTVSVGTRPALVTREVEVDLRAPSDPQIGAVTLNDPTVTVAGPPAALAELTSVAGTVDAPTGPVDPGRYTLPVRLALPEGVVAMQTPTATLQYVRQPLAP, encoded by the coding sequence AACTGGCCGCCGAAGCTGGCCTCCGTCGTCATCGCCTTCCTGATCTGGCTGTTCGTGACCAGCTCGAGCGCGTCCCTCACCGAGCGCAGCCTCTTCCTGCCCCTGCAGGTCGACGGCGTCGCGGAGGGCTTCGTGCCCGTGGGGCTGCCGCAGACCGTGGCCGTGTCCGTGAGCGGGCCCAGCCTGCGCGTCGACCGGCTGACGCCCGAGATGCTCAGGGCCTCGCTCGACCTCACCGCCGTCAGCGGCGAGTTCACGCAGGAGGTCACGGTGCAGGCGCCGCAGGACATCAGGGTGCTGCGGGTCGAGCCGGCCGAGGTCATCGGGTTCCTCGAGACGATCACTTCGTCGACCGTGGCCGTCACCGTGGCGCTGACGGGCGACCCGCCCGCCGGGATGCTGGTGGAGGCCGAGGCCGAGCCGGCCGCCGTCACGCTCACGGGCCGCAGCCAGGTGCTCGACCGCGTCGCCCGCGTCCTGGCCCTCGCGCCGGCGGTGGGCGGCGGCGTCGCCAGGCTCGTCGCCGTGGACGCCGCCGGCGAGCCGGTGCCCGACGTGGAGTTCTCGCCCCCGACCGTGACCGTCAGCGTGGGCACGCGCCCGGCCCTCGTCACCCGCGAGGTCGAGGTCGACCTGCGTGCGCCGAGCGACCCCCAGATCGGCGCCGTCACCCTGAACGACCCCACGGTCACCGTCGCCGGACCGCCGGCGGCCCTCGCGGAGCTGACCAGCGTGGCCGGCACGGTAGACGCCCCTACCGGCCCCGTCGACCCCGGCCGGTATACTCTGCCCGTTCGCCTGGCGCTCCCGGAAGGCGTGGTCGCCATGCAGACCCCGACCGCCACACTGCAGTACGTGAGACAGCCGCTAGCGCCATAG